The DNA sequence AGAACGTCGTGTAGATGAACTCGGGAGCGGTCCCCCGGACGGCGTCGCTGAAGATCCAGATCCAGAGACCGTTCACCATCAGCAGCCACGAACCGGACTCGTAGAGCGCGTGTTTGAAGCCGTGGAACTCGAGGGTCTCGATGAAGTCGAGAATCCAGCCCATGTTGAGGTGGACGATGCCGATGAGCACGCTCACGAAGAGCCACGCCAGCGCCCACTCGGCGGTGGCCGGCGAGAGGCCCTTCTCTATCGGGGCGTGTTCGAGACCGACAACACCCTCCCAGAAGACCGACGCGATGGTGTGCAGTCCGAATAGCTCGCCGTAGAGGATACCGAACAGCATCGTGAACAGCCCGGCCGCGATGGTGATCCCGCCCATCGACCGGAACGCCGGCGACTCGAACTTCGAGTAGAGGAAGTACCCGATGAGGGTGTACACGACCCCGTACCCGAGGTCGCCGATCATGAACCCGAAGAACGCCGGGAACGTGAGGAAGACGAGGACCGTCGGGTCGAACTCGGTGTACTTCGGCCGGCCGACCGCGTTGACGAGCACCTCGAACGGCTTGACGACGCCCGGGTTGTCCTGGACGACCGGCGGGTCGTCGTTCTTCATGACGACGCTGCCACCGTCCGCCTTTGCTTCCTTGCCGCCGTCGGTCTGCGCCTGCTGACCGCCGTCGGCCGCCGCGGGCGCACCGCCGCCGGAGTACTGCTCGCGAAGCTCCTCACCGCCGTGGCGGTTGAACTGCGCGTCTTCGAGCCGCTGAATCTCGACGTGGTCGCCGACAGCGTCGGTGAGTTCGGCGACGAAGTCGCCGTACCGCGTGGTGGGAATCCACCCCTCGGCGACGAAGGCGTTGTCCGTCGTCGCGAAGGTCAGCGGTGCCTCTGTCTTCTGGACCTCGATGGAGAGGCGTTCCTCGGCCGCGAGCAGGAAGCCCGCGGCGTCGAGTTTGACCTCTTCGAGTTCGCCTTCGACCGTCTCCAGTCGGGACTGGTACTTCTTCCGACGGCTCTGCAGTTCCTGGACGTACGTCTCGGGGGAGACCGACCCGTCCGTCCCGCGCACGTCGTCGGGGATGTCGGAGATGTCGGGAATCTGGACGGGCCCGAACTCCGTGCCCACGAGGGCGTCAGAGAGGGTCTCGCCCTCGTAGGTGCGAGCGAAGATGCCCAGCGTCGACCCGTCGTCGGCGGCGAAGATGCGGTAGTGTTCGACCGCCGACGAGGAGACGAGCGCTTCCTCGACGGTGTCGCGCTTGCCCTCACCCACCGACACCTCGATTGACTCGTACCCAGAGAGGAGGTCGAGGTCGATCCCGAGCGCGACGAACGGCTCCATCGACTCGATTCGCTCTTCGACCTCGCGGAGGTCGGATTCGATATCGCTCTGTCGGTCGTCGAGTTCGTTGACGCGACCTCGGACCTCGGCGAGGTCCGCCTCGAGCGCCTCGTCGGAGACGACGCGCGTCGGGCCGGCGTCCTCCTCGTCGACGTCGAGGATGCTCTCGATGGAGCGGATGGTGACGAGTTTCTCCGACGCGGATTCGGCACTTGCCGCCGGGGTGCCCTGTTTGAAGCCGTCCCAGGAACCGTCGTACTCGGTGACGTGGAGCAAGTTGAGGTCGTGGACTGTCTCGACGACGTCGTCCATGACCTTCTTCGAGCCCGTCACCGACACTTTGCTCATCTGCTCAGGTCTGAGCATTCACCGCCTCCTCGAACTGTTCGATGGCGTATTCGACCGCCTCGTCTACGTTCGCTTCGGCCTCGTCGCGGAGCCGCTGGCGGTCGTCGGCCCCCTCTTCGAGGAGGCTCTCGCGCTCGGCGGCGATCTCCTCGCGGGCTTCGGCGAGCCGCGACTCCGCGAGCTCGTCGGCCTCCTCCTCGGCCTCCGCTCGGATACGCTCGGCCTTTGTTCGGGCCTCAGAGATCGTCTCTTCGCGGTCAGCCTCCGCCTCCGCGACGATCTCGTCGGCCTCCTGTTCGGCCTGCTTGATTCGATCGAGAACCTCTGGTCTCGGCATACTCCTATCACCCGTGAGGTGTGCAAGCGGCGTATAAGGTGTTTGCGGAACACTCGCGTGGGACACCGCGATACGCCTCGGACACGACGGGGGGTATGGGTCCTGCGACCAAAGTCGTTGTCCGTCGGCCGCCCGTCCCACGACAAATCCGCACCGTTATGCCAGACGACTCCTAAGCCGGCACGAGATGGGAGTCCTCGAGAACAAGGCCCGGGCACGCCTCTTCTACAAGTACCTCTCGAAGGTGTACGACCAGGTGAACCCGTTCATCTGGGACGACGAGATGCGCGCGGAGGCGCTCTCGATGATCGACATCCAGCGCGACGACAGAGTGCTCGACGTCGGCTGTGGGACGGGCTTCGCCACCGAAGGGCTGCTCGAACACACCGACGACGTCCACGGACTCGACCAGTCGGTCCACCAGATGGAGAGGGCGTTCGAGAAGTTCGGCAAGCGCGACCGCGTGAAGTTCTACCGCGGCGACGCCGAGCGGCTCCCGTTCAAGGACGACACGTTCGACGTCGTCTGGTCTTCGGGCTCCATCGAGTACTGGCCGAACCCCGTCGACGCACTCGTCGAGTTCCGCCGGGTCGTGAAGCCGGGGAACCAGGTGCTCGTCGTCGGCCCGGACGACCCCAAATCCTCGGTGTTCCAGAAGCTCGCCGACGCTATCATGCTCTTTTACGACGAGGAGGAGGCCCAGCGGATGTTCGAGGCGGCCGGCTACGTCGACATCGAACACCGCGTCCTCCAGCGTCGTCCGGGGTCGCCCCGCGCCATCGTCACCGTCGCGCGCGCTCCCGAGGAGTAGCGCGTCTCGCTCCCGACCACGACAGCAG is a window from the Salinigranum halophilum genome containing:
- a CDS encoding V-type ATP synthase subunit I — translated: MLRPEQMSKVSVTGSKKVMDDVVETVHDLNLLHVTEYDGSWDGFKQGTPAASAESASEKLVTIRSIESILDVDEEDAGPTRVVSDEALEADLAEVRGRVNELDDRQSDIESDLREVEERIESMEPFVALGIDLDLLSGYESIEVSVGEGKRDTVEEALVSSSAVEHYRIFAADDGSTLGIFARTYEGETLSDALVGTEFGPVQIPDISDIPDDVRGTDGSVSPETYVQELQSRRKKYQSRLETVEGELEEVKLDAAGFLLAAEERLSIEVQKTEAPLTFATTDNAFVAEGWIPTTRYGDFVAELTDAVGDHVEIQRLEDAQFNRHGGEELREQYSGGGAPAAADGGQQAQTDGGKEAKADGGSVVMKNDDPPVVQDNPGVVKPFEVLVNAVGRPKYTEFDPTVLVFLTFPAFFGFMIGDLGYGVVYTLIGYFLYSKFESPAFRSMGGITIAAGLFTMLFGILYGELFGLHTIASVFWEGVVGLEHAPIEKGLSPATAEWALAWLFVSVLIGIVHLNMGWILDFIETLEFHGFKHALYESGSWLLMVNGLWIWIFSDAVRGTAPEFIYTTFSSEGVIALGFSGFPAVVGLAGLAVFAVGLVLLIIGEPIEAVEFLNVLVNVLSYTRIAAVLLAKAGMAFTVNLLFFGVYVDSKGGWHFGVDGMPTIPAGADTVMYHGYEVTEVMFGGLVHGGLAFVLVGFLVLVIGHALVLALGVTSAGLQAVRLEYVEFFNKFFDGGGTPYEPFGYERKYTSDD
- the ahaH gene encoding ATP synthase archaeal subunit H, with the protein product MPRPEVLDRIKQAEQEADEIVAEAEADREETISEARTKAERIRAEAEEEADELAESRLAEAREEIAAERESLLEEGADDRQRLRDEAEANVDEAVEYAIEQFEEAVNAQT
- a CDS encoding methyltransferase domain-containing protein, yielding MGVLENKARARLFYKYLSKVYDQVNPFIWDDEMRAEALSMIDIQRDDRVLDVGCGTGFATEGLLEHTDDVHGLDQSVHQMERAFEKFGKRDRVKFYRGDAERLPFKDDTFDVVWSSGSIEYWPNPVDALVEFRRVVKPGNQVLVVGPDDPKSSVFQKLADAIMLFYDEEEAQRMFEAAGYVDIEHRVLQRRPGSPRAIVTVARAPEE